Part of the Sulfuriflexus mobilis genome is shown below.
CCAGGGCATTGAAAAGACATATAGACAAAGCGGCCATACCCTTCTGCAGCAGGGTGTGGCCGGGTTCGTTAAGTAAGGTATTTTTTCGGAAGGAATCTAATAGTGAGTGCTATTGATGATCTAATCGCGGGATACCGCCGTTTTCGCGGCGGTTACTACGAAACCAATCGTGATGAGTTTGCCCGCCTGAGGCAATCCCCAAAGATAGCCGTGGTGGCCTGTTGTGATTCACGTGTCGACCCGGCCGTCATCACCGATAGCACAACCGGTGAGTTGTTCGTCATACGCAATGTTGCCAACCTGGTGCCGCCCTGTGAGGGGCAGGGTGAGCGCAGCTGGCACGGCACCAGTGCCGCCCTGCAATTCGCGGTATGCGACCTGGCGGTCGAGCACCTCATTGTCCTCGGTCATGCCCGCTGTGGCGGGATCCGCGCATTGCTGGAAGGGCAGGCACATAAGCATGAGGACGGCTTTATCGCCTCCTGGATGAGTATCGCCGATGAGGCCTGCGAACGGGCCATGGCCCGGGACGACCTGCAGACTTTCGACGAGCGCGCCCATGC
Proteins encoded:
- a CDS encoding carbonic anhydrase, with translation MSAIDDLIAGYRRFRGGYYETNRDEFARLRQSPKIAVVACCDSRVDPAVITDSTTGELFVIRNVANLVPPCEGQGERSWHGTSAALQFAVCDLAVEHLIVLGHARCGGIRALLEGQAHKHEDGFIASWMSIADEACERAMARDDLQTFDERAHACELDAIGISLANLKTFPWIRERVEQNSLQLHGWYYDMMTGDLLRLDEGEGGFVSLY